ACCGTCACGCCGATACGCACCATGTCGGCCAGGTTGGCGCCCTTTCCACCCAGCAGGCCCTTGACCCTGTCCCAGTCTCCGCCCAACTCGCTGTGCAGCCGATCAATTTCGTCGAAAAAATACATCCACCGTTTGCTCATGAGCTCACCTCCTCCATCCAGAATGGGTTTTTCGTTCGAACGAAGTTTTAAGTTTTAAGTTTTAAGGGTTAAGTTTTAAGTTTTAAGTTTTAAGTTTTAAGGGTTAAGGGTTAAGGGTTAAGGGTTAAGGGGCAGATGATACGCCTGTAAAATCAAAACGTTCCCATCCTCCCCTTTTCCCTATTCCTCTGGCCAATCGGCAAAGCCACTGGGCCACCAGGCGGTTCGCCTCCGAAGTTTTCAGCGAAACGCGCAGGAACCGGGAATCGAGTCCATGAAAATTGCTGCAGTCCCTCAGCAGGATGCGGTGGGTCCGAACCGTCTCTTCAACGACGCTGGAGGCCGAAAGACCCGCGGGAAGGCGGACGAGCAGGAAACTCGTTGCGGAAGGAAACACCCTCAACCCGGCTTCTTTCGACAGGATTTCCACCATGGCCCGTTTTTCGGCCTCGAAGAATCGCCTCGTTTCCGCAATGAATGCATCCGTGGGGCATTGGGGATCGAGCAGAAAGCAGGCAGCCTCCTGTGCGAGCGCATTCACGCACCAGGGCTGTTGCGCCTGCCGGAATCGCCGGATGAGTTGGGGATTCGCGCTGATGGCAAAACCGATTCGAAGCCCGGGAATCCGGAAGATTTTGGACAGGGAATGCAGCACGATGACATTGGGCAGATCGCTGCCCAGAAGCGTGCCGGTCTCCTCCGCATCCGAAAACGGCAGGTAGGATTCATCCACAACGATGGTGCGCCGATCGTTTCTCCGGCAGAAGTTCTCCAGCGCATCACGGGGGATCAGGTTTCCGGTCGGATTGTTGGGGTTGCAGATCACGACGGTATCACAGTCCCGCTCTTCGGCATCCAGATCGTCCAGCGCATGGCAAAAATCCGCTTCAGGCGTTGCCAGCCGATGCACGAGCGCTGCTCCGCCCAACCGGAAGGCATCGGCGTAATCCGAATAGGTCGGCCCGAAGATCAGCACGTTCCGGCAATCGAGAATACCCGGCAGGGCGTAGATGAATTGCGTGGTCCCGTTCCCGACGAGCACCCTGGCGGGATCGATGCCGTAGCGCCTGCCAAATCGGCGGATCACCCCCGATGCGTCCGCTTCGGGAAGCGCGCCGATCGTCTCCATCCGATTTCGGAGCCGCTCCACGAGGCCGTCCATCGGACCGAGCGGATTGACGTTGCTGCTCATATCGATGATCTCATCGGGCGGGCAGCCCAGGACCGATGCCCAGTAATGATAATTTCCGCCATGTCCGGTCAGCATCCGCCACCCCCAAGGGCTGCGGCAAGCAGCAGGGCCGTTTCGCTCACTTCGATCAGGCCGCCCATCATATCTCCCGTGATGCATCCCATGCGTTTTCGATACCAGCCAAGAACGATCAGCACCGAGGCGGCATAGACGCCAAGCAGCAGCAAAGCCCGCCACCCGAGAACCGCGCAGGCCAGCACCGGCAAAACGCCGATTGCCCATGCCACCCACGGCACCGGTTCATCAAAAAAGGCCTTTCCCGTTCCGCTCTGCCTGCCATAGGGAAGGGTTTTCATCGCAATGAGCGCCGTAGCGCGTGAAAGGGCCGGAATCAGGATGAGCAAAAGCGTCCTCTCCGGCCCCACGGCAGCCAGCGCGGCCCATTTGAGGATCAGGCAGCTCGCGATGGCCACCACCCCCATGGCGCCCACCCGGCTGTCTTTCATGATCTCGAGCGCCCGATCCCGGCTGCGGTAGCCCAGAAGGCCGTCCGCCGTATCCCCCAGACCGTCGAGATGGAAGGCTCCGCTCAGGGCGGCCAGCAGAACGATGTCCACCACGGATGCGACCGATTTCGGCCACAGCCACAACAGAACGCCATCGAGCATGGAAATCATGGCCCCCAGGATGAGGCCGACCACCGGGAACCAGGGCAGCGCCTTTGCGGGCGAAAAGGCATCGTCATCGTGAAAGGGCAGGATGCTCAGGAAACTGATGGCCTGGACCAGGTACTTCATGCCGGTTTCTCCTTGCCCCGGATGACCACCGGAATACCCGCAACCATCCAGATCACCTGGTCGGCCATGCCGGCAATCCGCCGGTTCACCCAGCCGACAGCGTCCCGATACGCCCTCGCCACGGGCTGCTCGGGCACCATGCCCATTCCCACCTCACCGGATACAAATACGACCGGGCAGGGCAGAGCCGAGAGCCCATCGCTCAATTCCGCAAAGGCCTTTTCGACATCCGGCCCCCCGTTCCACAACAAATCGGCCACCCAGAGCGTCAGGCAATCCACCAGAACCACGCCGCCCGCAACGGCTGCCGCCCGAATGGCGGACCCGAGATTCCCCGGACTCTCCACGACCTGCCAGGAAGCGTCCCGCTCCCGCTGGTGCCTGGCCACCCGTTGCCGCATCTCCTCGTCCTCCGGCCGGCATGTCGCAATGAATACCCGATCCCGCTGCGCCATGGATTCCGCAACATGCAGGGCATGGTCGCTCTTTCCGCTTCTGCAGCCCCCGATCACGAGCACGATGGACATGCATCCTCCACAAGCCTTCGAATTGCGTCAAGATCGAGATGGGCCTGCAAGTGCTCGGACAACAGGTCATAAGCCCGGTCCCTTCCGGCCGGTCCGTGCACCGCCTCCGCCGCCAGCGCACCCAGACCGATCGAGGACAGCCACCTGGCCGTCACGGCCGGCATATCGAAAAAACCATGAAGATACGTCCCCATCACCCTCCCTTCAAATGCCGTACATCCGTCGACATCGTCGCAGATCACACCGTTTCGGCTGCGAATGGCAAGCAGCGGGCGGCCAGCACTTTCGTGCATCGTCTGGCCCATGTGGATTTCATATCCAAGCCCTTCGGCGTCCCCCCAGCGGAATTCGGTCCTGGTGGTGACCTTGGGAGCCTGCAGCACCGTATGCACCGGGAGCAATCCCAGGCCGGTGCTCTCCCCGGGACTTCCCTCGAGGCCTTCCGGATCGGCCACAACCCTTCCGAGCATCTGGTAACCGCCGCAAATCCCCAGCAAATGTCCTCCGGATGTCCCATATTCGATGAGCCGCCCGGCCCATCCCGTTCTCTGCAACCAGGCGATGTCCGCCCGCGTGTTTTTGGATCCGGGCAGGATGAGGGCGCGAAACCCGTCCAGCTTCATGGGCTGCTCGACATACTGCAGTTCGATGCCGGGAATGCGTTTGAGCGGATCGAAATCCGTAAAATTGGAAATGTGCGGCAGCCGGATTACGCCGATGCGATGATCGGCAGCAGACGACGGCACCGCGGGTTTCGGTTTTTCGATGACAACGGAATCTTCGGCTTCGATATCGAAATGGGAAAACCAGGGGACGACACCGTACACTTTCTTCCCGGTTTGGGCCTCGATCCATTGGACGCCATCCGCAAAGAGTTCCGGATCCCCCCGAAAACGATTGATGATGAACCCGGTCACCCGCTCCCGCTCGGCAGGCCCGATACAGGCCAGGGTGCCGATGAGCTGGGCGAAAATGCCGCCCCGGTGGATGTCGCCCACCAGCAGCACCGGTGCATCGGCGTATGCCGCCATCCGAAAATTGACAATGTCTGTTGCCATCAGGTTGACTTCCGCACAGGAGCCGGCCCCTTCGAGAATCACCAGATCATAACGGCTTCGAAGCCGCTCCAGGGCCTCGGAGGCGACCTGAAAAAGACCTTCTTTCATGGTGTGATATGTTTTGGCGCTCGAATTGGCGATGGCCTCGCCCAGCACCACCACCTGGGCACCAATCTCGGAAGTCGGCTTGAGCAGGATCGGGTTCATGTCCGCATGCGGCGCGATACGGGCCGCCTCCGCCTGGACGATCTGGGCCCTGCCCATCTCCAATCCTTCCGGCGTGACCCCGGAATTGTTGGACATGTTCTGGGCCTTGAAGGGAGCCACCCGAACGCCAAGATCGGCGAAATAACGGCAAAGACCGGCCACAAGAACGCTTTTGCCCACGTCCGAACCGGTGCCGAGAACGGCGATGCAGGGTGCGCTCCGCTTCACGGAGCCCCCGGTGTCCAATCGATGCATGATTTCCTTCCATCGTGACGGTTCAGAGCTGGCGGCATCTCCTCAGGCGCTGCGATAAACCTCGTAGGGGCGCCGACCCTGTAGATGAAAATTCGGTGGACATTCGCGAAGAAGCCTCGTGTCGTCATTCCGATGGCAGCCTCGGCCGTCATTCCGGCGGAAGCCGGAATCCAGTTCTGTGGTGGCGGGAATTGGACAAGTTCTGGACCCCGACTTTCGCCTGGGTGACGGGCCCAGGAAACTTCGATTACGATTACGATTACGACAACGACAACGATTATCGCCAGTATTGCGAGGGGGAAGTATTTTTACGAAAAGGGCGACCGGCCGGTCGCCCCTACAGACTGCCGACTGACGTATTTTCACGATCATCCCCCATGCAACCGGGGCTGCGCCCCGTTGGATGAAAGCCTCCAGCGCGACTTTCGAAGGAATCGCCCATGCAGCCGGGGCTGCACCCCGGTTAATGAAAGTCGCAGGAGCAAGCTACAAAAAATGGGAGCCATCCGCTTTCTTCTGACTCCTGACTTCTGACTCCTGACTTCTGACTCCTGACTTCTGATATTCGACTTTCGAAGGAATATGGCGGTATGACAGCAGCCATACTGCCCACTGCCGACTGCCCACTGGCCACTTTCGCAGGAAATGCTCATGGCGGTATCGCCGCCCCCGGGAAATGAAAATGCCAAGGCATCCGTTCAGGCACTACCTACATGCATCCGGGCCGTTACGCAAGCACAGAATGGGCTCCGTAACCCGCAATCCGGATGAAACACCCCCGGAATCCTGGCAGCCGTGTGCACCCAAGTCTTCATTTCGGAACCACGGCATCCAGGAAAGGCCGCCAAACCGCCAGCGCGATCTGTTTGAACCGCCGTGCCACTGCGCCTTGCCGGCTCGAAAACGGATCTTCGGTGCGGTAGACCATCTGAGCGCTCTCCTCCTCAGCCTCTCCGGAGGCGTACTTGCTGCCCTCCCAGGCACCGCGCGCCTTTCGCATCGCTTCATCGTCGGATAGGCCATCAGCGGACAATGCCCGCGCGTATGCAAGGGAGGTTTCCGGAAAAAACGGCAGCGGAAATCCCAGCCCATCGAGGTAGAGATCGATCAGCCCGGCCAGGATGCCATCCGGGGGTTCCGTGAGCGCAGCCAGCGTCATCGACGTGATCCGATCTTTCCCGCGATCCTTTTCGACACCGATCATCCGGCTTGGCATGCGTCTTTCCCGGGGAAGGGCAAGCTGCAGGGCGAGATGGCGAAGCCAGAATTCCATCTGGCGGGAAGCCTTCAGCCGACCGTTATGGCAGACGACCATTCCGATTGGGCCATCCGTGCTGACTCCGGGAATTCTCCCCCGCAGATGCCTTTCGCCCAATGCGATCCGGATGGGCATTTCCCTGCGCTGGATGCCTTCCTGCAAGGCCGCCTCGATGAGCAAATTCGTTCTCATCCGGATCGCACCATATTGCACCTTCCCCATTACGGCAGGCGGCAATTTCCCGCTTCGCCTGATCCGCCGATCGAAGAGCTCCGTATCCGCTCCCGACAAAGCGCAGCCGAGTCGATCGGATTCGATGGCATAACGTTCCAGGGCATCCAGAAACATCGGTTCCCGATCGGACAAGGGAGTTGCAGGGGATTCCAGCCCCAGGCCCAGGGCGGATTTCAGGAAAAAAGCCGTCGGATTCCGGAAAAACCGAACCAGCGCATCGATGTCGATCTCGCGAATCGCTTCCGTTTCTATGGATTCACGGATAAAGGAAGGCCACGGACGTTTGCCGGATACGAGCGCCTTGGCAATCTCAAAATCCGTTGCGGACAGATGCGCAACGGATGCGTCTTTCCGGAAGCCGGCCGGGCTGTAGGCATGCATCGGATGGCTGACCAGAACGGGGCAACCTGCGGCATCAGCTTCCTCAGACGTCCCCGAAACCAGAACATCCATCAGCTCCCGGACCACACCCGAGGGCGGGATGCGGGTACCGCTTTGCACATCCTGGCCGGTATAGGTGATCACGACGGATTTCCGGGCGGAAAGCAGGGCTTCCAGAAACATGTTCCGGTCTTCTTCACGAACGTTGCGATCCCCGATCCGCGGATGTCTGGCCAGCAGATCGAAGGCGTGCCGGGGAGCCTTTCTGGGGAAAGCCCCATCGTTCATGCCGATCAGGCAGACGACGGCGCAGGGAATGTTGCGCATGGGCACCAGATTGCAGAACGTCACGCCGCCGGACCGAAACCCCGAATAGGATGGATGCGCCCGGATATGCTCCTCGAACATCGCCTCGATCAGCTCCACGCCGAAAGCTTGATCCAGTCCGGCCTGAAGGCTTTTTTCCGTTAGCTCGCCCAGCCACTGCCGTATCGGAACCGAGGCATCGGCATAGGCCGCATCCCGCGCAAAAAACGTTTCCAGCCCATCGATCAGGAGCCCCGCCCAATCGGGGATCGAGCGAGATTCGGAAAGCTGCATCACCATCCGGAAAAGGCGTTCGATCACCTCCGCCAGCTCGCCAAGCAGAAGACAATCCTGCCCTTCAATCCCTTCGAAGGGTGCGGTATCCGCAAACAGCCCGGTACCATCCGAGGGCATGGCCGCCCCGAGGAGCATGCGTTCCAGCCCGAATCGCCAACTGTTTTCGGAAAATCCGGAACCGGTGAGCGATTGGCGGTGTGCCGCATCGATCCCCCAACGAATGCCGCTATCCTGGACCCAATCCATCATCCGGTTCAGGTCTTCTTCCTGGAAGCCGAACCGCAACCGGACACAGTCCCTTCCCAGAAAGTCGAACACTTCCTGAACGCTCAGGCGGGATCGGGCCAAACGAAGCATTCCGAGAAATGCGTCCTGAACCTCGGCCTCCATGTGGGGTCTGACATCGCTGAGGCTATAGGGAATATCGATCCCGTCCCGGTCGGCGGAGCCGAAAACGGCATCGATCAGGGCCGCATATCGGCTGATATCCGGGCACATCACGATGACATCGTGCGCCCCCAGATCGGGATGCTTCCGGAAAATGTCGAGCAGGACATCCTTGAGCACCTGAATCTCCCGGTAGGGACCATGGCAGGAATGGATCGTGATGGATCCGTCGGCAAGCAGGGATGGGGGAAAGCTTCCGGGTTGCATCCGGAGAATGTCGGCCTGCAGGCGGGCAAGCAGGGTCGGTGTCGCCGCGTCACCGAGCGGATTGACGAACAACGAGTCATCCGCCTCGTGATAGGATACCCGCTCCTCCAGAAGGTACTGGAAATCCCGACCGATTTTTCCGAGGGAGGCCAGAAGCGGATGCCCTTCCTCCAGGAAAAGGTCTGCATTTTCCACAGCGATATCTTCCATGGATGCCATCTGGACGACCGTTTCCCGCCTGGATCGCACATACGCCCAGTATTGATCGGATGGTGAGGGAACGAACAGGTGGATGTCCATGAAAGAGGCGAAACGATCGAGAAGATCAAAAAACAGGGGCGGAAGTGAGCTGATGCCAAAGAGAACGATCCGGGAAGGGAATCCCTCCGGCGGCGCCCAGCCGTGGGCCAAGCAATCGATCCACCGCCGGGATGCGGATGCAGGATGCTCGCAGCAATCGGTTGAATAAACGGAGCGCCACAGAATCCGCTGCCATTCCATCGTTTCGTCGGTATCTCCGCGGAATGGTTCTTCCCGCTCCCATGCCAGCACCAGATCGCTGCGATAGAGGCTGTATTCGTCGAACAGGCGGGCGATGCGAAGCGCCAGACCATAGAGCGGAGCCGGTTGATCCGGAGAGGCGAGATAGCGGCGGATCGCTGCGAACTCAGGCCGGTCGATCCATTGCATCAGCCGGTTCATGATCCGGAAGGTCAGCGCCTCCTGCTGGAGCCATTGTACTTCTGCAGATCCCAGGGCTTCACACAGGAGCGATTCGATCAGTTCTCTCGGGAAAGGGGTGTACACATTGGCCCAGACCCCGAGTCTGCGGGACATTTCCTGCTCCAGCCAGATCCGGGCGCCATGGCTGTGCACGCATATCCATTCGGCCTGGATCGGATCCGGCAGCGGGACGTGAAACACCGACTCCAGAGCCGGAAGAAGCGCTTCGATACGATTGCTTCGATAGAGATACAGCATGAATGCTATTTTGCCATCAAAATGAACTTCCAGCAAGCATTCGAACGGGCATCCCGAAAGCAGGCAAGCAGCGATGAGACTGTACAGCAGCAAGTCGAATCGCGGCACAGCGAACCTGACAAAGATATCCCTTTGAATGCAAACTGGAATCAGATGTTAACGGCGGGGCGGGAATGATAGTATGGCGGATCGATCCTATCGCTTGTCCCGCAGAAACTGCAGCTTCAGGCCACCGATCGAGATCAGATCGAAATCGTTCAATTGGACCGATTCGCCAACCGTCTCCCCATTGACCTTCGGCTTGGTAAGCCCCTCGATATAGGAAAGGAAAAAACCTTCCGGTCTCCGGGTAATGGTTGCAGCCGTCTGCCCGACCATCAGCCCTTTGACGACAATGTCGGATTGAGGACTTTTGCCGATCCGGACAAGCTTCTTGTCAATGGCATACGTTTCACCGCTGCCGGATAAATACACCAGCGTCGCTTTCGCGTCCTCAACAACCCGCTCACTCTCCACCTGAATGCCCAGATCGTTCCGGAGCGCCTCCTGCATCCGGCCTTCCATCACCATGGTTCGATCGAAACGCGTCTTGGGCTTCGGCCGCGCTTCATCGTCCCGGTACCGGAACATGAGCAGGTGCTTGCCGATCATGATCTTGTCGTTGTGATCGAGCCATTTCGTTTCCACGCGTCTGTTGTTCACGAACGTCCCGTTCTTGCTTTTCAAATCCGTCAGAATGAAGGCGTCACCGACGCAATCGATTTTGGCGTGGTACCCGGACACGACCTGATTGGGGATACAAATATCGTTGTCTTCCCTTCGTCCGATCGTCAGAGCCTTTTCCTTACCGATTTCGAACAATTTCATCGGCTGATTGTTGAAAACCAGAACGAGTACAGGCATAGTCACCTCTCGCACAGATTGAATCCAGGAATGCTCGATGCACCTATCATTTGGATGTCCGGCGAAAGCCCAGGCGAAACAGGCGATGGAAAAACATGGGCAAGCGCCTCATCCGGATCACGATCACCGAAATATTGTCGATACCGCCCCGCTCGTTTGCGAGGGCGACCAGTTGACTGCAGCAATCCAGGGGAGATGCGTGCATCGCCCGGTCACGGATTTCTTCGGCTTCCACCAGATCGCTCAGGCCATCGGAGCATAAAACGATCCGGTCGTTGGGGTAGACATAGGCGTCGCATAGATGCGGGGTCGTCGTTTCGGCCATGCCGATGGCCCGGGTAAGCAGCCCGCCATAGCGCTGCGTGATCTCCGATTCGGCATCCGGATAGTGCCCATGGTATTCCGTTGCGACATTATGCATCATCGAGAGCGTTTCGATGCGATTGCGATGGAACAGATAGATCGGACTGTCGCCAACATTGGCCACTGCGACATGATTGCCCTCGATCCGCACGGCCGCTATGGTGGCCCCCATTCCGTTGTATGCGGGATGCTTCTGCGCCGCTTCGTGAACCAGTCGATTCGATTCCCGGATCCAGGCGGAAAGTTGTATCGCCTGCCTGGAAAGGCCTTTTTCCGCAAGGCCATCATCCGCGTCGGAGTCGCCGGAGACCTGTCCCTGAACCGCGTGCATCAGGCACTCGACAACCATACGACTGGCGATTTCGCCCGCGTTGTGGCCTCCCATGCCATCGGCGACAACAAAGAGCCCGTTGCGATCATCCAGAAACAAGGCATCTTCGTTGGAGGGCCGCTTGAGTCCACGGTCTGTCATTCCAGCGGCTTGATAAGTAATCACGGCTCGTCCCGGCTGTTGGTCGACGCTGAAGGTGGAAAAACCACGGCAAACCAGATTATTGAGCTCTTGCAGCAAACCCGGTGGGCAGCACCGGCTACATGGAACGTCCCAAAACCGGAATCCAACCCACATGATCGGATGTTTTCATATCGAATCCCGAGACAATGATCAATACATTTTCTAAGAAAGTCGAATATCAGGAATCAGGAGTCAGGAGTCAGGAGTCAGGAGTCAGGAGTCAGAAGTCAGGAGTCAGGAGTCAGAAGTCAGGAGTCAGAAGTCAGGAGTCAGGAGTCAGAAGTCAGAAGTCAGAAGTCAGAAGTCAGAAGTCAGAAGTCAGAATAAAAGCGGATGACTCCTGTTTTACCTGCCTCGGTGCCGCGACCTTCATGCATCGGGGTGAAACCCCGGTTGCATGGGGGATTATCGTAAAAATGCAGTAGTCCGAGATTCCAACCCCGGGTTCGACCAAATGCCGCTCCAAAAAGAGAATAAACGGATTGCTTCTCGTCCCGGGTTTAGAAACCCGGGCTACGTTTTCATTGCCAGAGGCGGCGAAAACGCCATGAGCATGAAGCGTGAAAATCCCTCTCCCCGCAACGTTCGGAAGAATCGTTTTCGTTTTCGTTTTCGTTGTCGTTGTCGTTGTCGTTTTCGTTGTCGTTGTCGTTGTCGTAATCGTAATCGTAACTCCCTTGCCCCATCCACCCGTCATGAATGGCGATCAGCGCACCGCCGCTCTTGTCATATCCGGTATCATCGCCGACTCTGACCCATGTTCCGGCCCGTTCTCCGGCCAAATCTCTCCGACCAAAACTCCTTGACAGGTCATGGAGCCGGTGCTAACCAGAACCTTGGCCACGTCTTGCCATGAACCCAACCGGGATGGGTGGACTCCCCATAAGTCTTTCCGATCCCGATTTCCCGTTATTGCCGATGCAGTGCGTTGGCATGATCAGCAAACGAAAACCGCACGAGTGGTATCGCGTTCTCCTTGGTATGAGCGGAAAGGCGATCGTTTTACGATTACGACAACGATTACGACAACGATAGCGACAACGATAGCGACAACGACAACAATAGCGACAACGATTACGATAGCGACAACGATTGCGACAACGATAGCGACAACGATTACGATAGCGATGAGGATAAGGATGAGAATTGATATACATACCCACATTTTTCCGAAAGCCGTCCGACAAAACCGCGAAGCCTTCTTTTCCGGTGAAGCGGCGTTTTCCCTGCTCTATGGCTCACCAAAAGCCGCCATGGTCGGAGCCGAAGAACTCGTGAACACCATGGACGAGCAGGGTATCGAGGTCTCGGTCACTTTCGGTTTTCCCTGGAACCAAATCGAGACCATGCGGATGCATAACGACGATGTTCTTGAAGCGGGCGCCCGGTTTCCCGGAAGGCTGATTCCCTTCTGCTGTGCGGCAATCGACGATCCGCAAGCCGGGGCAGAAGCTCGGCGCTGCCTTGCCGCTGGCGCCAAAGGCATCGGCGAGCTGGCGCTGTATCGATCCCGGATGGATGAAAAGGCCCTGGATGCCATGACAGAGATCATGCAGGCTGCAAGCGATCATGACGTTCCGGTTCTGATCCATACCAACGAACCCATCGGCCATGCTTATCCCGGCAAAGCGGCCATGAGCATCGAGGAAATCGATGGGCTGCTGCGCCGTTTTCCGCAAAACCGCATCATTCTGGCCCACTGGGGAGGCGGCATTTTTTTCTATGGTCTGCTGAAAAAGCAAATGAAAGAGCGTTTCGCCAACGTGTGGTTCGATACGGCCGCCTCCCCTTTCTTATACGACAAGCACATCTACGGAATCGCCGCACAGATCGTCGGAGCGGATAAGATTCTTTTCGGAAGCGATTTTCCCCTGATCAAACCGGAGCGTTACAGAAAAGAAATGGCGGAATCGGACATCAACCCCGGCCTGATCACAGCCATCATGGGTGAAAACAGCCGGCGGTTGCTCAGGATATGATTTCCCAGAGCCTCTGGGCAACCGGCTTCAACCGTTGCCTGTAGGCCGGCGGTACGGCCCAATACCGGATCGGGCTGTTGGCGACGACAAGAGGAGATGCTGCGCACTCCTGGCCGAAGACCAGTGGTACGACATCGATCAGGTTTCCCGTAAACCCGCCGTGATCGAGATGTTCGATGGCTTGCAGAAAAATGGTGTTCATCCAGATCAGCCACTGCGGCTGTTCGGCAAAACCCCGGCTTGCACAGGCGGAGGCCGATAGCATGCACCTGCAGGCAAAAGGCCTTCCATCATAGATCGAGCAGCGATCGTCCGAAAGCAGCAGCGGGCAAGGATCGTTGTATGCCACAGGCGCCGGTTCCCGGCCGTCTTGCCCCGGATCTTCATCGGTTGAAAGGCCGTTGTTGATGCTTTCGGTTGGTATCGAACGGGGTGCCTGCCGGGCCCCGTCCAGACGGCTGCAGACCCAGGCCGCCGTATCATCCGGGATGCGGGCTCGCATCCAGAGCGCTTCAAGCCGTGTCATCCATACATGGCGTGTACAGCAGGCGGCACACCCTGCAGCACAGGAAACTTGAAGTTTCGACATCAGCGCATCATAATAGCGATATACGGCATCCAGACGTTGCAATCGGAACGGTTCGATTTCGACCCCGCACCTGCCCTGGTTGTCCGGTCGCAAAACCGATTTCATTCCGCTGAAAGGAGACACGATGGCATCACCCGTTTATTTTATGGACCTGCGCACCAAGCACAAGGAGAATCTGCTGCAGAAACTCGTTCGCCTGGCGCAGAGTG
This genomic window from Desulfatirhabdium butyrativorans DSM 18734 contains:
- a CDS encoding FHA domain-containing protein — encoded protein: MPVLVLVFNNQPMKLFEIGKEKALTIGRREDNDICIPNQVVSGYHAKIDCVGDAFILTDLKSKNGTFVNNRRVETKWLDHNDKIMIGKHLLMFRYRDDEARPKPKTRFDRTMVMEGRMQEALRNDLGIQVESERVVEDAKATLVYLSGSGETYAIDKKLVRIGKSPQSDIVVKGLMVGQTAATITRRPEGFFLSYIEGLTKPKVNGETVGESVQLNDFDLISIGGLKLQFLRDKR
- a CDS encoding cobyric acid synthase translates to MHRLDTGGSVKRSAPCIAVLGTGSDVGKSVLVAGLCRYFADLGVRVAPFKAQNMSNNSGVTPEGLEMGRAQIVQAEAARIAPHADMNPILLKPTSEIGAQVVVLGEAIANSSAKTYHTMKEGLFQVASEALERLRSRYDLVILEGAGSCAEVNLMATDIVNFRMAAYADAPVLLVGDIHRGGIFAQLIGTLACIGPAERERVTGFIINRFRGDPELFADGVQWIEAQTGKKVYGVVPWFSHFDIEAEDSVVIEKPKPAVPSSAADHRIGVIRLPHISNFTDFDPLKRIPGIELQYVEQPMKLDGFRALILPGSKNTRADIAWLQRTGWAGRLIEYGTSGGHLLGICGGYQMLGRVVADPEGLEGSPGESTGLGLLPVHTVLQAPKVTTRTEFRWGDAEGLGYEIHMGQTMHESAGRPLLAIRSRNGVICDDVDGCTAFEGRVMGTYLHGFFDMPAVTARWLSSIGLGALAAEAVHGPAGRDRAYDLLSEHLQAHLDLDAIRRLVEDACPSCS
- a CDS encoding pyridoxal phosphate-dependent aminotransferase, with protein sequence MLTGHGGNYHYWASVLGCPPDEIIDMSSNVNPLGPMDGLVERLRNRMETIGALPEADASGVIRRFGRRYGIDPARVLVGNGTTQFIYALPGILDCRNVLIFGPTYSDYADAFRLGGAALVHRLATPEADFCHALDDLDAEERDCDTVVICNPNNPTGNLIPRDALENFCRRNDRRTIVVDESYLPFSDAEETGTLLGSDLPNVIVLHSLSKIFRIPGLRIGFAISANPQLIRRFRQAQQPWCVNALAQEAACFLLDPQCPTDAFIAETRRFFEAEKRAMVEILSKEAGLRVFPSATSFLLVRLPAGLSASSVVEETVRTHRILLRDCSNFHGLDSRFLRVSLKTSEANRLVAQWLCRLARGIGKRGGWERFDFTGVSSAP
- the cobS gene encoding adenosylcobinamide-GDP ribazoletransferase — its product is MKYLVQAISFLSILPFHDDDAFSPAKALPWFPVVGLILGAMISMLDGVLLWLWPKSVASVVDIVLLAALSGAFHLDGLGDTADGLLGYRSRDRALEIMKDSRVGAMGVVAIASCLILKWAALAAVGPERTLLLILIPALSRATALIAMKTLPYGRQSGTGKAFFDEPVPWVAWAIGVLPVLACAVLGWRALLLLGVYAASVLIVLGWYRKRMGCITGDMMGGLIEVSETALLLAAALGGGGC
- the recC gene encoding exodeoxyribonuclease V subunit gamma, yielding MLYLYRSNRIEALLPALESVFHVPLPDPIQAEWICVHSHGARIWLEQEMSRRLGVWANVYTPFPRELIESLLCEALGSAEVQWLQQEALTFRIMNRLMQWIDRPEFAAIRRYLASPDQPAPLYGLALRIARLFDEYSLYRSDLVLAWEREEPFRGDTDETMEWQRILWRSVYSTDCCEHPASASRRWIDCLAHGWAPPEGFPSRIVLFGISSLPPLFFDLLDRFASFMDIHLFVPSPSDQYWAYVRSRRETVVQMASMEDIAVENADLFLEEGHPLLASLGKIGRDFQYLLEERVSYHEADDSLFVNPLGDAATPTLLARLQADILRMQPGSFPPSLLADGSITIHSCHGPYREIQVLKDVLLDIFRKHPDLGAHDVIVMCPDISRYAALIDAVFGSADRDGIDIPYSLSDVRPHMEAEVQDAFLGMLRLARSRLSVQEVFDFLGRDCVRLRFGFQEEDLNRMMDWVQDSGIRWGIDAAHRQSLTGSGFSENSWRFGLERMLLGAAMPSDGTGLFADTAPFEGIEGQDCLLLGELAEVIERLFRMVMQLSESRSIPDWAGLLIDGLETFFARDAAYADASVPIRQWLGELTEKSLQAGLDQAFGVELIEAMFEEHIRAHPSYSGFRSGGVTFCNLVPMRNIPCAVVCLIGMNDGAFPRKAPRHAFDLLARHPRIGDRNVREEDRNMFLEALLSARKSVVITYTGQDVQSGTRIPPSGVVRELMDVLVSGTSEEADAAGCPVLVSHPMHAYSPAGFRKDASVAHLSATDFEIAKALVSGKRPWPSFIRESIETEAIREIDIDALVRFFRNPTAFFLKSALGLGLESPATPLSDREPMFLDALERYAIESDRLGCALSGADTELFDRRIRRSGKLPPAVMGKVQYGAIRMRTNLLIEAALQEGIQRREMPIRIALGERHLRGRIPGVSTDGPIGMVVCHNGRLKASRQMEFWLRHLALQLALPRERRMPSRMIGVEKDRGKDRITSMTLAALTEPPDGILAGLIDLYLDGLGFPLPFFPETSLAYARALSADGLSDDEAMRKARGAWEGSKYASGEAEEESAQMVYRTEDPFSSRQGAVARRFKQIALAVWRPFLDAVVPK
- the cobU gene encoding bifunctional adenosylcobinamide kinase/adenosylcobinamide-phosphate guanylyltransferase, with product MSIVLVIGGCRSGKSDHALHVAESMAQRDRVFIATCRPEDEEMRQRVARHQRERDASWQVVESPGNLGSAIRAAAVAGGVVLVDCLTLWVADLLWNGGPDVEKAFAELSDGLSALPCPVVFVSGEVGMGMVPEQPVARAYRDAVGWVNRRIAGMADQVIWMVAGIPVVIRGKEKPA